The proteins below are encoded in one region of Silene latifolia isolate original U9 population chromosome 2, ASM4854445v1, whole genome shotgun sequence:
- the LOC141644139 gene encoding methyltransferase FGSG_00040, translating to MIEIDQKQSLNHIEIEEEEATMQQLRSKATEFLLTEKWNESIQAYTQFITLCHEKESNPNSKYRKPLCLALSNRAEARLRLKEYDEALKDCEEALLIDSSHFKTLVCKGNILVNLNKYSLGLDCFKNALLVCDSSNGNLDMLNGLIEKCKKLNYVSKTGNFDVSDWITSGFNGKCPELGEFVGCVEIKRSEISGRGLFSTKNVDVGSLILVTKSVATERCILPNKGNFGETAQLIMWENFIAKVNESATKCLKTRHLIGLLSTGENEDDLEIPEISEFKAESLGGKDIDSKKVEMEKILSVLDVNSLVEDAVSAKVLGKNRDYYGVGLWLIPSFINHSCVPNVRRLHIGDYVIVLASREVKAGEEFTVGYYDVLSPLNKRKEMAKSWGFQCRCKRCKHEEQIQCKPEFGEIELGLEKEVDAGCTVFRLEECMRRCSIRGKDKGYLRASFWKAISKAYESEKTVRRWGRKIPALEPIVESLVDAVGSDERVVKVLVRKMKKFGGGFGEMERAIKLGRGVYGKVMKKQALRILLEFGVNE from the coding sequence ATGATAGAAATTGATcaaaaacaatcattaaatcacattGAAATCGAAGAAGAAGAAGCAACAATGCAACAACTCAGATCAAAAGCCACTGAATTTCTCTTAACAGAAAAATGGAATGAATCAATTCAAGCTTACACCCAATTCATCACCCTTTGCCACGAAAAAGAATCGAACCCGAACTCGAAATACCGTAAACCCCTTTGTTTAGCCCTCTCAAATCGAGCCGAAGCCCGACTCAGATTGAAGGAATATGATGAAGCATTGAAAGATTGTGAGGAAGCCCTTTTGATTGATTCatcacatttcaaaactttggtGTGTAAAGGTAATATCTTGGTTAATTTGAATAAATATTCTTTGGGTTTAGATTGTTTTAAGAATGCATTGTTAGTTTGTGATTCAAGTAATGGGAATTTGGATATGTTAAATGGGTTAATTGAGAAATGTAAGAAGCTTAATTACGTATCGAAAACCGGTAATTTTGATGTTTCTGATTGGATTACAAGTGGGTTTAATGGAAAATGTCCTGAACTTGGTGAATTTGTTGGGTGTGTTGAGATTAAAAGGTCTGAAATTAGTGGAAGAGGTTTATTTTCGACGAAAAATGTCGATGTTGGTAGTTTAATCTTGGTTACTAAATCAGTTGCTACTGAAAGATGCATTTTACCTAATAAAGGTAATTTCGGCGAAACTGCGCAGTTGATTATGTGGGAGAATTTTATTGCTAAGGTTAATGAATCCGCTACCAAATGTTTAAAAACCCGTCATTTAATTGGTTTATTATCGACTGGTGAAAATGAGGATGATCTTGAAATTCCGGAAATTAGTGAATTTAAAGCTGAAAGTCTTGGAGGAAAAGATATTGACAGTAAGAAGGTTGAAATGGAAAAGATATTGAGTGTATTGGATGTGAATTCGCTTGTTGAGGATGCGGTTTCAGCAAAGGTTTTAGGCAAAAACCGCGATTATTATGGTGTGGGATTGTGGTTGATTCCGAGTTTTATTAATCATTCATGTGTACCGAATGTGAGGAGGTTGCATATTGGTGATTATGTGATTGTTTTGGCTTCTAGGGAGGTTAAGGCAGGAGAAGAATTCACAGTTGGTTACTATGATGTTTTATCTCCATTGAATAAGCGAAAAGAGATGGCGAAATCATGGGGATTTCAGTGTAGGTGTAAGAGGTGTAAACATGAGGAGCAAATTCAGTGTAAACCAGAGTTCGGTGAGATTGAATTAGGGCTTGAAAAAGAAGTGGATGCCGGTTGTACTGTTTTTCGACTAGAGGAGTGTATGAGGAGGTGTTCTATAAGAGGTAAGGATAAAGGGTATTTGAGAGCATCATTTTGGAAAGCGATTTCAAAAGCGTATGAGTCAGAGAAGACGGTTAGGAGATGGGGGAGGAAGATACCAGCATTGGAGCCGATTGTTGAGAGTTTAGTTGACGCGGTTGGGAGTGATGAAAGGGTTGTGAAGGTGCTTGTTAGGAAAATGAAGAAATTTGGTGGCGGATTTGGCGAAATGGAGAGGGCAATTAAGTTGGGAAGAGGTGTTTATGGTAAGGTTATGAAGAAACAAGCTTTAAGGATTTTGTTAGAGTTTGGTGTCAATGAATAA
- the LOC141644141 gene encoding photosynthetic NDH subunit of lumenal location 2, chloroplastic, translating to MTTILNPTLTLLQTKIKTPNYTQNNPHHTQSPQQSSSIEKTRTFRRKFLLSTLLGGLGVSTTTGLPVKAQAEEIKWGTRSFLWEHFFEPGLSPEDAVARIKNTAEGLHSLRHMVDTMSWRYVIFYIRLKQAYLKQDMKTAMALVPQARMNDYVSVANELVDSMGEFDYYVRTPKVYESYVFYEKTLKSIDNLVAFLA from the exons ATGACTACAATTCTAAATCCTACACTAACCTTActccaaaccaaaatcaaaacaccAAATTACACCCAAAACAATCCACACCATACTCAATCACCCCAACAATCATCCTCAATCGAAAAAACACGTACATTTCGACGTAAATTTCTACTATCAACATTACTAGGAGGGCTAGGCGTAAGTACTACTACTGGTTTGCCAGTTAAAGCGCAAGCCGAAGAAATAAAATGGGGCACCCGTTCGTTCTTATGGGAACATTTTTTTGAACCCGGGTTGTCACCGGAGGACGCGGTAGCTCGGATTAAGAATACTGCTGAAGGGTTACATAGTCTAAGACATATGGTTGATACTATGTCATGGAGGTATGTTATTTTTTATATTAGGCTTAAACAAGCTTATTTGAAGCAGGATATGAAGACTGCTATGGCTTTGGTACCCCAGGCTCGGATGAATGATTATGTTAGTGTCGCTAATGAATTAGTCGATAGCATGGGCGAG TTTGATTACTATGTTCGGACGCCAAAAGTATATGAATCATATGTATTCTACGAGAAGACGTTGAAATCAATCGACAATCTCGTAGCGTTCCTGGCTTAA
- the LOC141644140 gene encoding casparian strip membrane protein 3-like, producing MKGGIEAGEHSKASIGSRSANRGLAILDLVFRVVAGLSTLASAIAMGTTNETLPFFTQFIRFRAEYSDLPTFTFFVIANAIVTGYLVLSLALSIIHIIRSGAKGTRIFLVILDMVALGLLTAAASAAAAIVYLAHKGNTSANWFAICQQFNSFCERTSGSLIGSFVAMVLFILLILMSAVAISRR from the exons ATGAAGGGAGGAATTGAAGCTGGTGAACACTCAAAGGCTAGCATTGGAAGTCGTAGTGCAAACCGAGGTCTAGCCATACTCGATCTTGTCTTTAGGGTTGTTGCAGGTTTATCAACCTTAGCAAGTGCCATAGCAATGGGAACAACTAATGAGACACTTCCTTTCTTCACCCAATTCATCAGATTTCGAGCTGAGTATAGTGATCTTCCCACTTTCAC GTTTTTTGTGATAGCAAATGCAATAGTAACAGGTTACTTGGTGCTGTCCCTTGCACTCTCTATAATCCACATTATCAGAAGCGGGGCTAAAGGCACTCGCATCTTCTTAGTCATTCTCGATATGGTGGCATTAGGTCTGCTAACAGCAGCAGCGTCAGCAGCAGCGGCGATAGTATACTTGGCACACAAAGGAAACACTTCTGCCAACTGGTTCGCGATCTGCCAGCAGTTTAACAGTTTCTGTGAGCGTACTTCTGGCTCGTTGATTGGCTCCTTTGTTGCTATGGTCTTGTTCATTCTACTCATTCTCATGTCTGCCGTTGCAATTTCTCGTCGTTGA